A region from the Agrobacterium cucumeris genome encodes:
- a CDS encoding TadE/TadG family type IV pilus assembly protein codes for MMAGLIAAVANGRLRFTTLVTRFVKDRRGVGAVEFAILFPILLALYVTSFELTIGYNTYKRASSASATINDLISKTGSVDKAYLKNMQNVAAAVFAPYSTKGLKLKISGIAIDKQKQAKITWSWDEKDQRPYAVGSAVTVPTRLLIENSFLIHVELSIPHELLMFMPDIASSGVRSITIGRDYFFKQRDAEVTCTNC; via the coding sequence ATGATGGCAGGCCTGATAGCCGCCGTCGCGAACGGCAGACTTCGTTTTACAACACTCGTCACACGCTTCGTAAAGGATCGCCGTGGCGTGGGCGCTGTGGAATTCGCAATTCTCTTCCCGATATTGCTCGCCCTTTATGTGACATCCTTCGAGCTCACCATCGGTTACAATACCTATAAGCGGGCAAGCAGCGCTTCAGCGACGATCAACGACCTGATCTCCAAAACGGGCTCCGTCGACAAGGCCTATCTCAAAAACATGCAGAATGTTGCGGCGGCTGTCTTTGCGCCTTACAGCACGAAGGGTTTGAAGCTGAAGATCAGTGGCATAGCGATCGACAAGCAGAAACAGGCGAAAATAACCTGGTCCTGGGATGAGAAGGATCAGAGACCATATGCGGTGGGATCGGCAGTCACGGTTCCAACCCGCCTGCTCATCGAAAACAGCTTTCTCATTCACGTCGAACTTTCCATTCCACATGAATTGCTGATGTTCATGCCCGACATCGCTTCATCGGGAGTAAGATCGATCACCATCGGCCGTGATTACTTCTTCAAGCAGCGCGATGCGGAGGTCACCTGCACCAATTGCTGA
- a CDS encoding TadE/TadG family type IV pilus assembly protein: protein MRLARLTPLLRKFGVSRDGTAAIEFAILAIPYFLVVFAIIETFIAMMAEQVVVNATETMARRLRTGQISSSISKEDFRKNFCNEVSVMITCSADEIKTEQKLYIDLRSFPAFKDIPTTVPLKAYGEYYDLDTAQFGFKPGGPETINMLRVYYRWRVIADIIRPYLTKIRPADGSMPSHFLIVATDAFMNEKYTTSGGS, encoded by the coding sequence ATGCGACTGGCCAGACTGACGCCATTGCTACGAAAATTCGGGGTTTCGCGTGACGGCACAGCGGCCATTGAATTCGCGATACTCGCCATTCCCTATTTCCTCGTTGTTTTTGCGATCATTGAGACCTTCATCGCCATGATGGCGGAACAGGTTGTCGTAAATGCCACGGAAACCATGGCGCGGCGTCTGCGCACCGGACAAATCAGCAGTTCGATTTCGAAAGAGGATTTTCGCAAGAACTTCTGCAACGAAGTCTCGGTGATGATCACCTGCTCTGCGGATGAGATAAAAACCGAACAGAAACTCTATATCGACCTTCGTTCCTTTCCGGCCTTCAAGGATATTCCGACCACGGTACCCCTGAAGGCTTACGGCGAATATTACGATCTCGATACGGCGCAATTCGGCTTCAAGCCGGGCGGACCGGAAACAATCAATATGCTGCGCGTCTATTATCGCTGGCGTGTCATCGCCGATATCATCCGTCCATATCTTACCAAAATACGTCCAGCTGACGGGTCTATGCCCTCGCATTTCCTTATTGTCGCGACCGACGCTTTCATGAACGAGAAATATACAACAAGCGGGGGCTCATGA
- the fabI gene encoding enoyl-ACP reductase FabI, with translation MNGIMQGKRGLIMGVANNHSIAWGISKALAAQGAELAFTYQGEALGKRVKPLAAELGSDFIVPCDVEDIASVDALFAAIREKWGSLDFVVHAIGFSDKNELKGLYANTTRDNFSRTMVISCFSFTEIAKRAAELMTNGGSMLTLTYNGSQRVIPNYNVMGVAKAALEASVRYLAADYGPRDIRVNAISAGPVRTLAGAGISDARAIYAWNQKNAPLRRTADIEDIGGSALYLLSNLSRGVTGECHYVDCGYNITSTPTLEVLSKADAE, from the coding sequence ATGAACGGCATCATGCAGGGTAAACGCGGCCTCATCATGGGCGTCGCGAACAATCACTCCATCGCCTGGGGTATTTCAAAGGCACTTGCGGCGCAGGGTGCGGAACTGGCCTTCACCTATCAGGGTGAAGCGCTTGGTAAACGCGTAAAACCGCTTGCCGCAGAACTCGGTTCTGACTTCATCGTGCCGTGCGATGTCGAGGATATCGCCTCTGTCGACGCACTTTTTGCGGCGATCCGCGAAAAATGGGGCTCGCTGGATTTTGTCGTGCACGCCATCGGGTTTTCCGACAAGAATGAGCTGAAGGGTCTTTACGCGAACACGACCCGCGACAATTTCAGCCGCACCATGGTCATTTCCTGCTTCTCATTCACGGAAATTGCCAAGCGCGCCGCCGAACTGATGACGAATGGTGGTTCGATGCTGACGCTGACCTATAATGGTTCGCAACGCGTCATCCCGAACTACAACGTCATGGGCGTCGCCAAGGCGGCACTTGAAGCATCCGTGCGTTATCTCGCTGCAGATTACGGGCCGCGCGATATTCGCGTCAACGCCATCTCGGCTGGTCCGGTCCGCACGCTGGCGGGTGCCGGCATTTCCGACGCACGTGCTATTTACGCATGGAACCAGAAGAACGCGCCGCTGAGGCGCACGGCGGATATCGAGGATATTGGCGGATCGGCGCTGTACCTGCTGTCCAACCTGTCGCGCGGTGTAACCGGCGAGTGCCACTATGTGGATTGCGGTTACAATATCACCTCGACCCCTACACTCGAGGTTCTGTCAAAAGCGGACGCGGAATAA
- the fabB gene encoding beta-ketoacyl-ACP synthase I has translation MRRVVVTGLGIVSSIGGDAAEVTASLRDAKSGISFSPDFAEHGFKCQVWGKPSLDPTDLVDRRAMRFLSQGGAWNHVAMKQAIADSGLEESDISGNERTGIIMGSGGPSTRTIVEAADITLKNNSPKRIGPFAVPKAMSSTASATLATWFKIHGVNYSISSACSTSAHCIGNAAEMIQWGKQDVMFAGGHEDLDWSMSNLFDAMGAMSSKYNETPSLASRAYDVNRDGFVIAGGAGVLVLEELEHARARGAKIYAEIVGYGATSDGYDMVAPSGEGAIRCMRQALATVKGDIDYINTHGTSTPVGDSKEIGAIREVFGDRIPHIQSTKSLTGHSLGAAGVQESIYGLLMMQERFIGESAHISELDPEFAGVPIVRSRIDNAKIDTILSNSFGFGGTNATLVFQRHNG, from the coding sequence ATGAGACGAGTTGTTGTCACCGGCCTCGGTATTGTTTCTTCCATCGGCGGTGATGCCGCTGAAGTCACCGCATCGTTGCGCGATGCCAAATCCGGCATTTCATTTTCGCCGGATTTTGCCGAACACGGTTTCAAGTGCCAGGTCTGGGGCAAGCCGTCTCTTGACCCGACCGATCTGGTCGACCGCCGCGCCATGCGCTTCCTGTCGCAGGGCGGCGCGTGGAACCATGTCGCCATGAAACAGGCGATCGCCGATTCCGGTCTCGAAGAGAGCGACATCAGCGGCAATGAACGCACCGGCATCATCATGGGTTCGGGCGGTCCGTCCACCCGCACCATCGTTGAAGCAGCCGATATTACGCTGAAGAACAACAGCCCGAAGCGTATCGGCCCCTTCGCCGTGCCAAAGGCCATGTCATCCACCGCGTCGGCAACGCTCGCCACCTGGTTCAAGATCCACGGCGTCAACTATTCGATCTCGTCTGCCTGCTCCACCTCGGCGCATTGCATCGGCAACGCCGCCGAGATGATCCAGTGGGGCAAGCAGGATGTGATGTTTGCAGGCGGCCACGAAGACCTCGACTGGTCGATGTCCAACCTCTTCGATGCCATGGGCGCGATGTCGTCCAAATATAACGAAACTCCGTCTCTCGCTTCACGGGCCTATGACGTCAATCGCGACGGCTTCGTCATCGCTGGCGGCGCTGGCGTGCTGGTTCTCGAAGAACTGGAACATGCAAGGGCGCGCGGCGCCAAGATTTACGCCGAGATCGTCGGATACGGCGCAACCTCCGACGGTTACGACATGGTGGCCCCGTCAGGCGAAGGCGCAATCCGCTGCATGCGGCAGGCGCTCGCCACCGTCAAGGGCGACATCGACTACATCAATACCCACGGCACCTCGACGCCGGTTGGCGACAGCAAGGAAATCGGTGCGATCCGCGAAGTCTTCGGCGACAGGATTCCGCATATCCAGTCGACAAAGTCCCTCACCGGCCATTCGCTGGGTGCAGCCGGCGTGCAGGAATCGATCTACGGTCTGCTGATGATGCAGGAACGCTTCATCGGCGAAAGCGCGCATATTTCCGAACTCGACCCGGAATTTGCGGGCGTTCCGATCGTTCGCAGCCGCATCGACAACGCCAAGATCGACACCATCCTTTCCAATTCCTTCGGCTTCGGCGGCACCAACGCCACGCTGGTCTTCCAGCGTCATAACGGATAA
- the fabA gene encoding 3-hydroxyacyl-[acyl-carrier-protein] dehydratase FabA, whose product MATRQSSYNYEEILSCGRGELFGPGNAQLPLPPMLMVHRITEISETGGAFDKGFIRAEYDVSPDDWYFPCHFQGNPIMPGCLGLDGMWQLTGFFLGWLGEEGRGMALSTGEVKFKGMVRPNTKLLQYGIDFKRVMRGRLVLGTADGWLKADGETIYQATDLRVGLSKEKTA is encoded by the coding sequence ATGGCAACGAGGCAATCAAGTTACAATTACGAGGAGATCCTGTCCTGCGGTCGCGGCGAATTGTTCGGCCCGGGAAATGCCCAGCTCCCATTGCCCCCCATGCTGATGGTTCACCGCATCACCGAAATTTCCGAAACCGGCGGCGCGTTCGACAAGGGTTTCATCCGCGCCGAATACGATGTCAGCCCCGATGACTGGTATTTTCCCTGCCATTTCCAGGGCAACCCGATCATGCCGGGGTGCCTCGGCCTTGACGGCATGTGGCAGCTGACCGGTTTCTTCCTCGGCTGGCTGGGTGAAGAAGGCCGCGGCATGGCGCTTTCCACCGGCGAAGTCAAATTCAAGGGCATGGTTCGCCCGAACACCAAGCTCCTGCAATACGGTATCGATTTCAAGCGTGTGATGCGCGGCCGTCTGGTGCTTGGAACCGCCGACGGCTGGCTGAAGGCCGACGGAGAAACCATTTATCAGGCGACGGACCTTCGTGTAGGGCTGTCGAAAGAAAAGACCGCCTGA
- the irrA gene encoding iron response transcriptional regulator IrrA translates to MAFDATLDIGTRLRRSGLRPTRQRVALGDLLFAKGDRHLTVEELHDEAVTAGVPVSLATVYNTLHQFTEAGLIRVLAVEGARTYFDTNVSDHHHFFVEGENEVLDIPVNNLHIGNLPEAPEGMEIAHVDVVIRLRRKRG, encoded by the coding sequence ATGGCATTTGACGCCACTTTGGATATCGGAACGAGGCTGCGGCGCTCGGGGCTGCGCCCCACGCGTCAGCGTGTGGCTTTGGGCGATCTTCTTTTCGCAAAGGGTGATCGCCACCTGACGGTCGAGGAACTGCACGATGAGGCGGTTACCGCCGGCGTGCCTGTTTCTCTCGCCACGGTTTATAACACGCTGCATCAGTTTACCGAAGCTGGCCTGATCCGCGTTCTGGCTGTCGAGGGTGCCCGCACCTATTTCGATACCAACGTGTCGGATCACCACCATTTCTTCGTCGAGGGCGAGAACGAGGTTCTCGATATTCCCGTCAATAATCTCCACATCGGCAACCTGCCGGAAGCGCCGGAAGGCATGGAAATCGCCCATGTGGATGTGGTCATCCGCCTTCGTCGCAAGCGCGGCTGA
- a CDS encoding trimeric intracellular cation channel family protein: MTLLGFLDYAGVAIFAATGALAASRKQLDLIGFLFFAAATGIGGGTVRDLVLGRAPVFWVVNPTYILVCVSVAVLLFFTAHLFESRYRLLLWLDALGLSAYCVMGAAKGLAASGSATVAIVTGVLTATFGGVLRDILAGEPSVLLRPEIYITCALLGSSTFIIVYFLGAPLYAASAVGVLTAFGVRSGALIFGWTFPPYKAKPGRRPEDIMK, from the coding sequence ATGACACTGCTGGGTTTTCTCGACTATGCCGGTGTCGCCATCTTTGCTGCAACCGGTGCTCTGGCTGCCTCACGCAAGCAACTGGACCTGATCGGCTTCCTGTTTTTCGCAGCCGCGACAGGGATCGGCGGCGGCACGGTGCGTGACCTCGTGCTGGGCAGGGCGCCAGTCTTCTGGGTGGTAAACCCGACCTATATTCTTGTCTGCGTATCGGTCGCGGTTTTGCTCTTCTTTACAGCACATCTTTTCGAATCCCGTTACCGGCTGCTGTTATGGCTTGATGCCCTTGGCCTCTCCGCTTATTGCGTGATGGGGGCAGCCAAGGGCCTTGCCGCGAGCGGCTCTGCGACCGTTGCCATCGTCACCGGTGTTCTGACGGCCACATTCGGCGGCGTGCTGCGCGATATTCTCGCCGGCGAACCTTCCGTCCTCCTGCGACCGGAAATCTACATTACCTGCGCGCTTTTGGGCTCTTCCACCTTCATTATCGTCTATTTCCTCGGCGCGCCGCTTTATGCGGCATCAGCCGTCGGCGTGTTGACGGCTTTCGGCGTCCGCTCTGGAGCGCTGATCTTCGGATGGACTTTTCCGCCCTACAAGGCCAAGCCCGGCAGGCGCCCCGAAGATATAATGAAGTGA
- a CDS encoding YoaK family protein translates to MTRQRRRNIIKARRTATGIALVAAISFIAGMTDAVGLYVSGDFVSFMTGNTTRAAVSMESGIYSHAAKLLFAIVAFVAGNAGGIVVAHKFDRRIFAVLMAVGGLVAIAALLRDEASGLLQFYLVVFAMGMVNAAVEHIEGLPIGLTYVTGALSRFGRGIGRFLLGERSLDWGIQIVPWLGMLTGAICGAVLGATLHSDALWVVAASVFAIAFATLVIPRSLRQRYNQRVKIRRIAP, encoded by the coding sequence ATGACCAGACAGAGACGTCGCAACATCATAAAGGCAAGGCGCACCGCAACCGGCATTGCGCTGGTTGCCGCCATTTCCTTCATCGCCGGCATGACGGATGCGGTGGGTCTTTACGTTTCCGGAGATTTCGTCTCCTTCATGACCGGCAACACGACGCGCGCCGCAGTCTCCATGGAGTCAGGCATATACTCCCACGCTGCCAAACTGCTTTTCGCGATCGTCGCCTTCGTGGCGGGCAATGCCGGCGGCATCGTGGTGGCGCATAAATTCGACCGGCGCATCTTCGCAGTTCTTATGGCGGTGGGCGGGCTGGTGGCGATTGCAGCGCTGCTGCGCGACGAGGCCTCCGGTCTCCTGCAATTTTATCTCGTCGTTTTTGCGATGGGCATGGTCAATGCCGCCGTGGAGCATATTGAGGGGCTGCCGATCGGCCTCACCTATGTGACCGGCGCTCTTTCCCGTTTCGGCCGCGGCATCGGTCGCTTTCTTCTCGGCGAACGCAGCCTCGACTGGGGCATCCAGATCGTGCCATGGCTTGGCATGCTCACCGGCGCAATCTGCGGTGCGGTGTTGGGCGCGACGCTGCATTCGGATGCGCTGTGGGTGGTTGCGGCTTCGGTTTTCGCCATAGCCTTCGCAACCCTCGTCATTCCGCGCTCGCTCCGCCAGCGATACAATCAGCGGGTCAAAATCCGGCGAATTGCGCCGTAA